Sequence from the Torulaspora delbrueckii CBS 1146 chromosome 5, complete genome genome:
TGTAAACTGGATATCCGTGTACACAGTAGCTATTGAACGTCACTCTTCCGACAAAAGATACCAGATGTGGCACAACTTTCCCTATTAGAATACCACTTCCCAGTTGCTGTGCCTGACAGCTCTCATACTCCTCCCCCTGAACTACCATCCACGGAGTATACTGGGTCATCCTTCAGAAGCCATTCAGTAGTTCTATTCAGCTAGTAGTTGATCGGTATCAGACTGTCAAATAATGGTATTCTTGGACTTTATGGTAGATGAGTATATTCGTTGCGCGCGACGgtaaacttttcaattaaTCGTTACTATTCGTGAACATGATCCCAGCAATAGATCATAAAAGCTGGTAATTTGGCCTGAATTGGGTGATTTTGGCAAGATTTTATGGGCATTGAGCAACTTCGACTGTCGGTGAAGCTTGGTGGAGCCTCAGGTGATGGAGGCGGCGAACGGATCAGTGGGCAGCGAGTTGGCCAACCCAGGAAATCGCCGTCTGCGCCCAGCTTCCACGACAAGATGTATGCGAGTCGTAATACCAGTGAGCCAGTACTGCCGAATCACGTACCAGCTTTGAATAGTTCGAATTCAGCAGATAATGCGTCGTTGAACGATGCTGATGCGAGTCTGAGCGTTATTAATCTATATGGGGATGAAGTAGAGTCTCGCAGGGCCGATGATGGCGCACTACAGAGTCCAGAGGAGGTACTTAGTGATGATCCTGGTTTATCATCGACTCCTTTCGGTCAGAGGAGTAGTAACAGTGCCACTGATGGCCCAGATTTGGACAGATATGGTTTCAAGAAGCAGAACAACTTTATCACGGAGAAAGAATACAACAGGTGGTGGCGGGACTACTCACAGTACTGTGTTCGACGTAAGCATAAGTGGAAACTGTTATTAGAGAAAAGTGGATTTCcaattgataatgattCGCCATATCGATTCCCGCCTCGAAGTGAAAAGCTGAAGAGATATGTGAGAAAAGGTATACCAGCAGAATGGAGGGGCAACGCATGGTGGCATTTTGCTCGAGGACAGGAGAAGCTGAATAAAAATAAGGGTGTTTATGACACATTACTGTCCAAGATGGATGAACTTATtaggaagaagaaagtagTGGCTGATCTCGACATCATTGAGCGTGATTTGAACAGAACTTTTCCAGATAATATGCATTTCCAGAGGGAGGCCTTCCAGACTGAGGAGCCCCCGATGATCAAGTCATTACGTCGTGTTTTAGTTGCGTTCTCTCTTTACAATCCGAAGATTGGTTATTGTCAATCAATGAATTTTCTAGCAGGTCTGCTCTTACTCTTCATGGACGAAGAGAGAACCTTTTGGATGCTAGTTATCATCACTTCCAAGTATTTGCCTGGTGTTCATAACGTGAACTTGGAGGGAGTCAATGTCGATCAAGGTGTTCTAATGCTATGTGTTAAGGAATATTTACCTGAGTTTTGGCGATTCATTGTCCCATTTCAAAACCAAACAGGAAGCGACTCGTCGCCCAATTCTAGCCCATCATTGGGCAAAAATGAGTTCTTGTACAAACTTCCCCCGATAACGTTATGTACCGCCAGTTGGTTTATGAGCTGCTTTGTTGGAGTACTACCAGTGGAAAGTACGCTTAGAGTTTGGGATTGTTTGTTTTATGAAGAGTCAAACTTTCTGTTCAAAGCATGTCTTGCTATACTAAAGCTAAGCGAGCAGGAGCTAATAAAGGCAAGGTCGCTCAAGTTATTGCGGCATCACTCGATCTCCGATGGTGGTGATTACAACAAAAGAGAAATACAACTAAATCAGGACGAAACAGAGATGGAAATATTCCAGGTTATCCAGACGTTCCCAAAACGTATGCTGAACCCCAATGATATGTTTGACAAGGTGATATTTAAGAAAAGGATACCACTGAATAGGCTGGACCAGGACGAGGTAGATCGTTGCCGAAAATATGTGGCGGCGCAGAGGTTGAAGTACAAGAACTATCACGAGCTTATCGGTACTAGCAACCGCACCAACGAAAGTGGTTTGAACGGCAGCATCATCAATAGTGGTGATAGAGATGATACAAAGCATTCGGGATTGGGCAGCGAAGAGAATGCAGACGCTGCTGCGTTTGACTTCAACGATGACAGAACTGCCAGTGATTTTGTCAACAACGCACTCTCCTCTGAAGTTTATGGATTTAAGAGAGGTCTCAGTGGGGTTCATTGGAATAACAGCATTAAGGAGAAGGTGAGGCAaatgaggaagagaaaggtATCGAGcaatgatcaattgatgaaaaattgataaTATGACATATGTGTCTTTACATAAAAGTTCTTAGCATATAAATACTACAATATCATTTCCATAGATCACTCCGTCAACTCCCAACCTCTTTTCAATCTATCAAGAGTCTTGGCGACTTGCGCAGGATCGACAAAACTCATACGAAGGGTACTTTCTATTTCATGCCAAGGAACCTGTATAGTAACAGGATCAGGGCTTGAATCCAATGGCGGAGTAGCCTCGGCTGATGAGGCAGCTTTAGAGATCAATACATTGATGGTTGCCTTATCTTCAATCAGACCGGACAAAAGTTCACTGTCATGTAGCACTTTACCCTTAAGTAGCAGCTTCAGTTGCTCAACACTTTGGACTTTCCCATCTTCGATCAGCTTCTGCTTAACCTGAGAGACCGTGTTATTACGAGCGAACTGGCATTCTAcagaaaattttggagGCCTGACGCTCTTTAGCGTAAGTTTAATAGGTGAGTCCTTCTTGTCATTTCCAGAAGCTTTTCTTGCCCTGTTTGGATCGTACTTGTACCTGAGGGGAGGTAGTGCAACACCTAAGTTTGTAACTTGTTGTAAGGGCTTCTTATAGTCAGCTGGCAAAGCTGGATCCGAAATAGTTGCTAAAGTAAGGAATTTCGAAACGAAATCGTGCTCAGGAGATGAGGCCATTGAATCTTTGATGGTTTATTGGCCGATCTtctctgaagatgatagtTATAAGGTGAATTTTATGATCTTCAACGTTCGCGTATTATCAAACAAAGTTTACAAATGCTGGTTGAGTTACAATAGGATGGAAACCGAAAGTGCTGCTCCAGAAACATTAAATAGTTTTGCTTTATCTAAGAGTGGTACAGCTGCTCAGGATCTTCAGACGGATAACGGTTTGGACCAGGGACCGCTATTCTTCAACTATCACGAATTCGCAGAGAATTTCTACGCTGAGGTTGAGTCTCCACATGATCCGAAAGAGCACGATGGGGATCACAACATTTGTGTGACTCATTTTCCTAATGTTTTTGTTCCCAAAGACTCTGCGGAGTTCCATTCAACCAGAATTGTGAGAATACCAAGACGATTTGACGTTACCTTGAATGCTCCGTACTTTAGCAATTGCTTGCCAGGGTGGGAACCTGCGGCTCTCAATAGCGAAGAGGAAGGGAAAACGTTCCAAGCTCATGGGATCTACGATAACGATCAGCTCTACGGGTACTCATCCGTTAGCCCTTTATCTTGGTACTTGAGTCAGTCTgagtttgcaaagattgtGACACCGATAAACGAAATTCTGGGCAGGTCATATGGTATTTATACATGGCACAATATAGTCAATCTAGTCCTAGATGTATTGACAATAGGATGCTGGTATGTGATTTCAAGACACTTCTTTGACGATCCCACCCAGCAACTCGAAAGGTACATTTCTCAAGTGAACAATTCTCCCGcgctgaaaaatcacaAGATCAAGATAATATCTCCCAGAAGATCGGGATACCTTTCAGTACGTATCGAAGTGATATGCCTTTACTTTTTGGTTCATTTTACTAactttttcacttcacTAGTTGGATTTTCAGATCCCAAAGCCATCGCCCTCTTAATGTTGtagaaaattttgaatagCAGGCAGATCAACAGTGATTTACAGAGACTTTTTTGACTGGGTATTCGGATATCACAGCAGCTATGAACGGTATATTTGCAATTGACAAGCCCAGTGGCATAACTTCTAATCAGTTCATGATGAAGCTGCAACATGCTCTTACGAATAGTCAAGTCTTCTCgaaagaaattcaaaggGCTACAGCCGAAAGAATGAGACAATACCAAGAGCAAACTGGGAAGGCTGCAAGCAAGAGGAAGCTCCGTAAAGTTTCCAAGGTGAAAATGGGACATGGTGGTACTCTTGATCCATTGGCTTCCGGAGTGTTAGTGATAGGTATTGGTACTGGGACGAAGAAGCTTAGCGATTATTTGTCTGGTACAGTTAAGGAGTATGAAAGCGAAGCCCTCTTTGGTACTTCGACAACTTCTGGCGATGTAGAGGGTGAAATTCTGTCTCAAAACGCTGTGAAGCACTTAGATTTACAGGACCTGCAGACGGTTGAGGAGAAGTTTACTGGATCTTTGAAGCAAACGCCACCGATCTATGCTGCCCTTAAAATGGACGGGAAGCCACTATATGAATACGCCAGAGAAGGTAAGCCATTACCACGGGCCATCGAACCGAGACAGGTGAATATTTATGACTTGAAAATATTCCCAGATTCTCTTTCTAAGAAGCACAGCTATCCACTGTTAAGGCCCACGACTGGAGAAACAAAAGAGATTGTTGACCGGTTAAACGATGGGTTGCTTAATGACCCGCTATACTTTTCTAAGGAATACTGCGCCAAGCAAGGCTGggaagatgaaaatgcAAGAGTCGAAAAGCCTTTGCCGttatctgaagaagaagcgaGTGAGATTGAAGCTCAAGGAGATGCTTACCGCGCGCCTCTATTGCACTTTAAGgccaaagtttcatcagGGACATACATACGATCGCTTGTCAGTGACATTGGTAAAAGTATGAGAAGTTCTTCATACATGGTGAAACTTATCCGTCTTGCGCAAAAAGATTGGTCTCTTCAAAGCCAAAACGTTTTCAGACTGGAAGATTTTACTGATCGAAATGAAAGTGTTTGGGCTACTGTATTGCAAGAAGTTTTGGAGAAGGGGCCCGATGTGAACGTCACCGAGGCCCTTTCAAAGGCAGAACAAGAGTTCGagcaagaaaaaaaatctgctgaagaagagagctcCCAAGATGCAAGCGAAGTAAAAGATAGTGATGAACAGGATagaaaaaagagaaagattgatgtAACAACTTAAGATATAGACGTTTTCCACCACTCTATATGTTCAGATTGGTATATAGTTCGGTACTATTACCGATGAAATTGCAGGTGTCAAGTGGATAATCaggattgaagaagctgtaGCTGCTTTGTGGTccgatcttcttctcgtccATAGATGGGCATGAAAAGCCAAAGTCGCTTGGGCAATCACGAGCGATGGCATAGCACATGTCTATGCAAGGTAAAATTTCATAGTAGTCGTCTATAGGGGTGAGATAGTCATCCAAATAGTCATTTCtattttcaccttcatctcTGTGAACGTAGTACTCGGATTTGGTATTCGTACACCTGGGAATTGTCACACCACATAACCAGTTACGATAAGAGGTTGCGCAATCCTTACATGATCGGATTGGAGAGTATCTGGCATCCAACTCGGAGTCGCACGTTATAATTTGCAGAGCTTTACTGAAGTTTGCATATAGCGACTCTGCGATATGATCATATGTCCCCGCAATTGACGTCTTATTGTTGGGGGCAATGGATGGAGAAGGAACTGAGTATGCTACTCCATAACAGAAATTTAAGCCAAATATCAGTGAACAGGAATTACTGTCTCTTGTCGTGAAAAGTTGTTTTGAGAAAAGGACACCACCGACATCAGATAAGTTGCCTTTCTTAccaatcttcttggtcaaGTAAGCCACATATGTAGAGGAGCTATTCAGCCCAGTAATGTAGAACTGTTCTTGAACCGTACCTCTACGATTTGTCAGTGATTTACCAATTAGTAGGTCAGTTTCTTCCAACTGATGGTCTTCTCCCTTGGTTTGATTCGAATCTACAGATGAAACCAAATATGGTCCACTAGTGACGGCGCATAAGGAGATATTCAAGTTCGAAGCTAGTTTCAGGGAGTCCTCAAAGGAATAAACGTAGAGATCATAAAGAGAAATATCATAAATCGAATAGTTGGAAAACTGTTGTGCATCAGCTGTGACATTCCCTGTAGCGAGAAGCGCAGAGTTGTAATCTGTATCTAGGACGTCCAGCCACGGCCTAGTATCCCACTGATACACCAAGTCATTTTCCGATATACTCAATTTATACTCCCAAATGTCATCAGAGGGATCTGCATCTGCCGTGAGAGGTAAATTCGTTTTAGAGTCCACCGGCTCAACGACAACATATAAGTAGGAATATTCCGCTGTAGCGTTTGAGTCCGATACGGTCAGCGGGCTCACCGCAAGGGCCTGCATATACCCATCTTGGAAAGTCGTGTGCTGACCCACAGAGGAATTGGTCGTTACTGACTCGTTGAATGAATAGGAAACTCTTAAAACCCTATCACCGATATCATTCGGCTGCTGACAGATATTACCACTGAGAAAGATCAGGATCTCATAAGTTGGTAGAAATCCAGTGCCAGTTGAGTTCATATTGACCGTAAAGACAAAAACATTTCGCTCACCGACTGAGATATTTCCAGCGATTGGTGTCCATTCGTAAATGTTATCAGGATTGAGAATACCACTTGACTTAGCCATGCCTTCGCCGTACTCATCGCTCCTCACAGTTAGGTTTTGAGCCTCCAGGCCAAACCCAAACTCCTCAAACGGACTCAATGCCGCCACAAGTGATACATACCATATCCACCACCACATATATAGCCTCTTATCCATTCAGCATACCTCGTCGAGTGATCTTTGTATTGATCAGGGATCATCACGTGTGATGTCTGTTAAAGCTCCAAGATGCCTCTATTGAAATGAAAAGTCACCAACCTTCGAAAAGATGAGGAGGCTTAAGTAGATCGGACTCCCAATTATATTTAGGATGGTTGAAGACGTGGCGTTGAATGATGGATTGCCTTGGGTGGAGAAATACAGACCTGCTACTTTAGACGACGTGTATGGCCAGAATGAAGTTGTCGGTACGGTTCGTAGgttcattgaagaaggtcaATTACCACATCTATTATTCTACGGACCCCCTGGTACAGGTAAGACTTCTACAGTGGTAGCGTTAGCGAGGGAAATTTACGGTAAGAATTATTCCAATATGGTTTTGGAGTTAAATGCTTCCGACGATAGAGGAATTGACGTGGTTAGAAACCAGATCAAGGATTTTGCCTCAACAAGACAGATATTTTCGAAAGGCTTTAAGCTGATTATTCTAGATGAAGCAGATGCCATGACCAACGCTGCACAGAATGCATTGCGGCGAATTATCGAGAAATACACCAAAAACACAAGGTTTTGTATCCTGGCCAATTATGCCCATAAACTGACACCCGCACTTTTAAGTAGATGCACGAGGTTCAGGTTCCAGCCTTTACCTACAGAGGCGTTAGAACGTCGAATGAACAAAGTATTGAGCAACGAGCATCTGAAAATGACTACGAGTGCCAAGGAGGCTTTGTTAAAGCTCTCTCGTGGTGACATGAGACGTGTGTTGAACGTATTACAGGCTTGCAAAGCCACTCTGGATAAGCCcttagaagaagaaatcacaGACGATACAATCTACGACTGCTGTGGAGCCCCAAGGCCAGCCGATCTCGAAACAATCTTAGAATCCATCTTGAAGGACGACTGGACCACTGCTTACTACACTTTGAACCGGGTGCGCGGCGCGAAAGGTCTAGCACTGATAGATCTTATCGAAGGCTTTGTCGACATTCTTGAATCCTACGAGCTCAAGAGCCAAGAGGCGAGAATCTCAATGCTTACCCAACTGAGTGACATTGAGTATGCAATTTCCCGAGGAGGTAACGACAGGATACAGGGAAGTGCAGTGATCGGCGTTATCAAGAACGGATTCGAGATTGAAGCTGCGAAAAGCTGATCAGGACCATATATACCACTATGTAGGAATTAATGGCCCACGTACCTCTGCATTGTCTATTTGGCGAATTAAGTATCTGTTTCCAGTAACGCACACGAAACTCGAAATTTAACATAACGCGAATTCGCGAAAAGTGtcaaagatgaacaagctGATCAAAGATTCGTGTCTAAATCATCAACAGAATCATATAAATGGACAGTTCTAACGGATGAGAGTATGAAGGGCATCGTTGTTGAAATGAGTGCGAGCTAAATCAAGATGAGTGAATACCACAAGGCTTTGAAAGTGTTGATGAAATCTCCAGTCACGGACGACATGATCCGCTTCCTTACCAATTGCACTTTAAAAGTGCTACCACAACATAGCTACCCTTCCCCACCAGGGTCTCCCAAGGGTAACAAACTACCATCcttgatgagctttatAAGCCGTTTGGTGAGACACACAAACGTTTACACCAGCACTTTGCTTACCACTG
This genomic interval carries:
- the SHR5 gene encoding Shr5p (similar to Saccharomyces cerevisiae SHR5 (YOL110W); ancestral locus Anc_3.66), translating into MIFNVRVLSNKVYKCWLSYNRMETESAAPETLNSFALSKSGTAAQDLQTDNGLDQGPLFFNYHEFAENFYAEVESPHDPKEHDGDHNICVTHFPNVFVPKDSAEFHSTRIVRIPRRFDVTLNAPYFSNCLPGWEPAALNSEEEGKTFQAHGIYDNDQLYGYSSVSPLSWYLSQSEFAKIVTPINEILGRSYGIYTWHNIVNLVLDVLTIGCWYVISRHFFDDPTQQLERYISQVNNSPALKNHKIKIISPRRSGYLSVRIEVICLYFLVHFTNFFTSLVGFSDPKAIALLML
- the MID1 gene encoding Mid1p (similar to Saccharomyces cerevisiae MID1 (YNL291C); ancestral locus Anc_3.68) yields the protein MDKRLYMWWWIWYVSLVAALSPFEEFGFGLEAQNLTVRSDEYGEGMAKSSGILNPDNIYEWTPIAGNISVGERNVFVFTVNMNSTGTGFLPTYEILIFLSGNICQQPNDIGDRVLRVSYSFNESVTTNSSVGQHTTFQDGYMQALAVSPLTVSDSNATAEYSYLYVVVEPVDSKTNLPLTADADPSDDIWEYKLSISENDLVYQWDTRPWLDVLDTDYNSALLATGNVTADAQQFSNYSIYDISLYDLYVYSFEDSLKLASNLNISLCAVTSGPYLVSSVDSNQTKGEDHQLEETDLLIGKSLTNRRGTVQEQFYITGLNSSSTYVAYLTKKIGKKGNLSDVGGVLFSKQLFTTRDSNSCSLIFGLNFCYGVAYSVPSPSIAPNNKTSIAGTYDHIAESLYANFSKALQIITCDSELDARYSPIRSCKDCATSYRNWLCGVTIPRCTNTKSEYYVHRDEGENRNDYLDDYLTPIDDYYEILPCIDMCYAIARDCPSDFGFSCPSMDEKKIGPQSSYSFFNPDYPLDTCNFIGNSTELYTNLNI
- the MSB3 gene encoding Rab GTPase-activating protein MSB3 (similar to Saccharomyces cerevisiae MSB3 (YNL293W) and MSB4 (YOL112W); ancestral locus Anc_3.64) codes for the protein MGIEQLRLSVKLGGASGDGGGERISGQRVGQPRKSPSAPSFHDKMYASRNTSEPVLPNHVPALNSSNSADNASLNDADASLSVINLYGDEVESRRADDGALQSPEEVLSDDPGLSSTPFGQRSSNSATDGPDLDRYGFKKQNNFITEKEYNRWWRDYSQYCVRRKHKWKLLLEKSGFPIDNDSPYRFPPRSEKLKRYVRKGIPAEWRGNAWWHFARGQEKLNKNKGVYDTLLSKMDELIRKKKVVADLDIIERDLNRTFPDNMHFQREAFQTEEPPMIKSLRRVLVAFSLYNPKIGYCQSMNFLAGLLLLFMDEERTFWMLVIITSKYLPGVHNVNLEGVNVDQGVLMLCVKEYLPEFWRFIVPFQNQTGSDSSPNSSPSLGKNEFLYKLPPITLCTASWFMSCFVGVLPVESTLRVWDCLFYEESNFLFKACLAILKLSEQELIKARSLKLLRHHSISDGGDYNKREIQLNQDETEMEIFQVIQTFPKRMLNPNDMFDKVIFKKRIPLNRLDQDEVDRCRKYVAAQRLKYKNYHELIGTSNRTNESGLNGSIINSGDRDDTKHSGLGSEENADAAAFDFNDDRTASDFVNNALSSEVYGFKRGLSGVHWNNSIKEKVRQMRKRKVSSNDQLMKN
- the PUS4 gene encoding pseudouridine synthase PUS4 (similar to Saccharomyces cerevisiae PUS4 (YNL292W); ancestral locus Anc_3.67): MNGIFAIDKPSGITSNQFMMKLQHALTNSQVFSKEIQRATAERMRQYQEQTGKAASKRKLRKVSKVKMGHGGTLDPLASGVLVIGIGTGTKKLSDYLSGTVKEYESEALFGTSTTSGDVEGEILSQNAVKHLDLQDLQTVEEKFTGSLKQTPPIYAALKMDGKPLYEYAREGKPLPRAIEPRQVNIYDLKIFPDSLSKKHSYPLLRPTTGETKEIVDRLNDGLLNDPLYFSKEYCAKQGWEDENARVEKPLPLSEEEASEIEAQGDAYRAPLLHFKAKVSSGTYIRSLVSDIGKSMRSSSYMVKLIRLAQKDWSLQSQNVFRLEDFTDRNESVWATVLQEVLEKGPDVNVTEALSKAEQEFEQEKKSAEEESSQDASEVKDSDEQDRKKRKIDVTT
- the RFC3 gene encoding replication factor C subunit 3 (similar to Saccharomyces cerevisiae RFC3 (YNL290W); ancestral locus Anc_3.69) produces the protein MVEDVALNDGLPWVEKYRPATLDDVYGQNEVVGTVRRFIEEGQLPHLLFYGPPGTGKTSTVVALAREIYGKNYSNMVLELNASDDRGIDVVRNQIKDFASTRQIFSKGFKLIILDEADAMTNAAQNALRRIIEKYTKNTRFCILANYAHKLTPALLSRCTRFRFQPLPTEALERRMNKVLSNEHLKMTTSAKEALLKLSRGDMRRVLNVLQACKATLDKPLEEEITDDTIYDCCGAPRPADLETILESILKDDWTTAYYTLNRVRGAKGLALIDLIEGFVDILESYELKSQEARISMLTQLSDIEYAISRGGNDRIQGSAVIGVIKNGFEIEAAKS
- the MDY2 gene encoding Mdy2p (similar to Saccharomyces cerevisiae MDY2 (YOL111C); ancestral locus Anc_3.65) codes for the protein MASSPEHDFVSKFLTLATISDPALPADYKKPLQQVTNLGVALPPLRYKYDPNRARKASGNDKKDSPIKLTLKSVRPPKFSVECQFARNNTVSQVKQKLIEDGKVQSVEQLKLLLKGKVLHDSELLSGLIEDKATINVLISKAASSAEATPPLDSSPDPVTIQVPWHEIESTLRMSFVDPAQVAKTLDRLKRGWELTE